From Phenylobacterium immobile (ATCC 35973), a single genomic window includes:
- a CDS encoding squalene/phytoene synthase family protein: MSPGDDLDSLVSRVDPDRWLSARFVSDAALRTDLIGLYAFDYELARAPRTASNALVAEVRLTWWSEAADEVFAGKAPRNHPGVLGLSRLAERGLTRADVEPLVDARYRELDPTPMTEAEALAWARDTGGGCARLAVRLLDPTCDFDAAQAIGAAWSLSWRAAEQADLSDLAAREQRAARRLARRLSAKAFPAVAHAVLGARRKGEGDFARKARVTWAVAVGRI; encoded by the coding sequence ATGTCGCCGGGGGACGACCTGGACAGCCTGGTCAGCCGTGTCGATCCTGATCGCTGGCTTTCGGCGCGGTTCGTGTCGGACGCGGCCCTACGCACCGACCTGATCGGCCTCTACGCCTTCGACTACGAACTGGCCCGCGCCCCTCGAACCGCCAGCAACGCCCTGGTCGCCGAGGTTCGCCTCACCTGGTGGAGCGAGGCCGCCGACGAGGTCTTCGCCGGCAAGGCGCCGCGCAACCACCCTGGCGTCCTCGGACTCTCGCGGCTGGCCGAGCGCGGCCTGACCCGCGCCGATGTCGAACCTCTGGTCGACGCCCGCTATCGCGAACTCGACCCCACGCCGATGACGGAAGCCGAGGCCCTGGCCTGGGCGAGGGACACCGGCGGCGGCTGCGCGCGGCTTGCGGTGCGGCTGCTGGATCCGACGTGCGACTTCGATGCGGCCCAGGCGATCGGGGCGGCGTGGTCGCTGTCGTGGCGCGCCGCCGAACAGGCGGACCTTTCAGATCTCGCGGCCCGAGAACAGCGCGCCGCGCGCAGGCTGGCGCGTCGGCTCAGCGCCAAGGCGTTCCCGGCCGTCGCCCACGCTGTCCTGGGCGCTCGCCGCAAGGGCGAAGGCGATTTCGCGCGGAAGGCGCGTGTGACCTGGGCGGTAGCCGTGGGTCGGATCTAG
- a CDS encoding urate hydroxylase PuuD: protein MAGLLSNFRNTMIVSFLLAMVIVVGYAMHHGGADRLFFEAVFRWLHVFFGILWIGLLYYFNFVQIRKMPEIPAELRPAVSKFIAPEALFWFRWAALATWVMGVILAIDRGYLLQAFTLGALDGFQVPQHSFIGLGMWLATIMFMNVWMFIWPAQKIALGIVDGTAEEKAAAGRKAMLFSRTNTLLSLPMLATMAMNQTIFG, encoded by the coding sequence ATGGCCGGACTTCTCTCGAACTTCCGCAATACGATGATCGTGTCGTTCCTGCTCGCGATGGTGATCGTGGTCGGATACGCGATGCACCATGGCGGCGCCGACAGGCTTTTCTTCGAAGCCGTCTTCCGCTGGCTGCACGTCTTCTTCGGCATCCTGTGGATCGGGCTGCTCTACTACTTCAACTTTGTGCAGATCCGGAAGATGCCGGAAATCCCGGCTGAGTTGCGGCCGGCCGTGTCCAAGTTCATCGCGCCTGAGGCGCTGTTCTGGTTCCGCTGGGCGGCGCTCGCCACCTGGGTGATGGGGGTTATCCTGGCGATCGACCGTGGCTACCTGCTGCAGGCCTTCACGCTCGGCGCCCTGGACGGCTTCCAGGTCCCGCAACACAGCTTCATCGGCCTGGGCATGTGGCTGGCGACGATCATGTTCATGAACGTCTGGATGTTCATCTGGCCTGCCCAGAAGATCGCGCTGGGCATTGTCGACGGCACGGCCGAGGAAAAGGCCGCCGCCGGGCGAAAGGCCATGCTGTTCTCGCGCACCAACACCCTGTTGTCGCTGCCGATGTTGGCCACTATGGCGATGAACCAGACCATCTTCGGCTGA
- a CDS encoding Mth938-like domain-containing protein, producing the protein MARDAPSVDAYGSGGFRLSGARHEGSVLIVQDAVWAWPVTSLAEVTPAAIASVISAGASEVEFLLLGVGARNAQPSRETRDALRAAGIGLEFMDTPAAAKLYNVLTAEGRRLACALIALP; encoded by the coding sequence GTGGCCCGCGACGCACCGTCGGTGGATGCCTATGGGTCAGGCGGCTTCCGCCTGTCAGGCGCGCGCCACGAGGGCTCGGTCCTGATTGTCCAGGACGCCGTCTGGGCCTGGCCGGTGACCAGTCTGGCTGAAGTCACGCCTGCCGCCATCGCCTCGGTCATCTCGGCAGGGGCCTCGGAAGTCGAATTTCTCCTGCTTGGCGTTGGCGCGCGTAACGCCCAGCCTTCGCGTGAAACCCGCGATGCGCTGCGCGCCGCAGGCATCGGCCTGGAGTTCATGGACACGCCCGCCGCGGCTAAGCTCTACAACGTCCTCACCGCTGAAGGCCGACGGTTGGCCTGCGCCCTGATCGCCCTCCCTTAA